A section of the Salvelinus alpinus chromosome 36, SLU_Salpinus.1, whole genome shotgun sequence genome encodes:
- the LOC139565318 gene encoding GTPase IMAP family member 7-like isoform X1, translating to MASGPPQTEHSISSPCPNAELRLVLLGRTRAGQSAAGNAILGRQAFFTQTASEPAVTQECEKHRGTIAGRWVSVVVAQDWFCSERPPEEVRHHVSSCVALSAPGPHAFLLCVPVDRPADMELRALEALEKVFGPTAVSGHTLILFTHTDQMVLGQQLDEYIATRRKDLLELVVMCGDRYHSLERRSRGEKDERKSVEELLEKVEQTVKESGVEFYSCPLYQEAEARVREKQAEIVRQRREGGGEELDEEVPSSASPPEEELDDEEMARVREEAERSVHNLNIDTEGITSLSPASSSPSFFSSLWQGLTGWLRRLPKMLRMESLLGAFVGLFVGGPVGRMLGATVGSVATEVGRRKTLKTEKNK from the exons ATGGCATCAGGTCCCCCACAAACAG AACACTCCATCTCCTCGCCTTGTCCCAATGCAGAGCTGAGGCTGGTTCTGCTTGGCCGGACAAGAGCAGGACAGAGTGCAGCTGGAAACGCCATACTGGGCCGCCAGGCTTTCTTTACCCAGACTGCCAGTGAGCCAGCTGTCACTCAGGAATGTGAGAAGCACAGAGGAACCATTGCAGGGAGATGG GTATCAGTGGTAGTCGCCCAAGACTGGTTCTGCTCAGAGCGCCCCCCGGAGGAGGTGAGGCACCATGTCTCCTCTTGCGTGGCCCTGTCCGCCCCGGGGCCTCATGCCTTCCTGCTGTGTGTCCCTGTGGACCGGCCGGCTGACATGGAGCTGCGGGCCCTGGAGGCCCTGGAGAAAGTTTTTGGCCCCACTGCAGTCAGTGGACACACCCTGATCCTcttcacccacacagaccagaTGGTTCTGGGACAACAGCTGGACGAGTACATCGCCACCAGACGCAAAGACCTACTGGAGCTGGTGGTGATGTGTGGAGACCGCTATCACTCtctggagaggaggagtagaggagagaaggatgagaggaagagTGTGGAAGAGCTGCTGGAGAAGGTTGAACAGACTGTAAAAGAGAGCGGGGTGGAGTTCTACAGCTGCCCCCTCTACCAGGAGGCTGAGGCCAGGGTAAGAGAGAAGCAGGCAGAGATAGTGcggcagagaagagagggaggtggagaggagctAGATGAAGAGGTGCCCTCCTCAGCCTCACCTCCAGAGGAAGAGCTAGACGATGAAGAGATGGCAAGAGTtagggaggaggcagagaggagtgtGCACAACCTGAACATAGACACCGAGGGTATTACCTCTCTttctcctgcctcctcctctccctcatttTTCTCGTCCTTGTGGCAAGGATTGACAGGGTGGCTGAGGAGGCTGCCCAAGATGCTGAGGATGGAGTCTCTGCTGGGGGCTTTCGTTGGCCTGTTTGTAGGTGGGCCCGTTGGGCGGATGCTGGGGGCCACTGTGGGCTCAGTAGCCACTGAAGTGGGGAGAAGGAAGACTCTAAAGACAGAGAAAAACAAATAA
- the LOC139565318 gene encoding GTPase IMAP family member 7-like isoform X2: MASGPPQTELRLVLLGRTRAGQSAAGNAILGRQAFFTQTASEPAVTQECEKHRGTIAGRWVSVVVAQDWFCSERPPEEVRHHVSSCVALSAPGPHAFLLCVPVDRPADMELRALEALEKVFGPTAVSGHTLILFTHTDQMVLGQQLDEYIATRRKDLLELVVMCGDRYHSLERRSRGEKDERKSVEELLEKVEQTVKESGVEFYSCPLYQEAEARVREKQAEIVRQRREGGGEELDEEVPSSASPPEEELDDEEMARVREEAERSVHNLNIDTEGITSLSPASSSPSFFSSLWQGLTGWLRRLPKMLRMESLLGAFVGLFVGGPVGRMLGATVGSVATEVGRRKTLKTEKNK; this comes from the exons ATGGCATCAGGTCCCCCACAAACAG AGCTGAGGCTGGTTCTGCTTGGCCGGACAAGAGCAGGACAGAGTGCAGCTGGAAACGCCATACTGGGCCGCCAGGCTTTCTTTACCCAGACTGCCAGTGAGCCAGCTGTCACTCAGGAATGTGAGAAGCACAGAGGAACCATTGCAGGGAGATGG GTATCAGTGGTAGTCGCCCAAGACTGGTTCTGCTCAGAGCGCCCCCCGGAGGAGGTGAGGCACCATGTCTCCTCTTGCGTGGCCCTGTCCGCCCCGGGGCCTCATGCCTTCCTGCTGTGTGTCCCTGTGGACCGGCCGGCTGACATGGAGCTGCGGGCCCTGGAGGCCCTGGAGAAAGTTTTTGGCCCCACTGCAGTCAGTGGACACACCCTGATCCTcttcacccacacagaccagaTGGTTCTGGGACAACAGCTGGACGAGTACATCGCCACCAGACGCAAAGACCTACTGGAGCTGGTGGTGATGTGTGGAGACCGCTATCACTCtctggagaggaggagtagaggagagaaggatgagaggaagagTGTGGAAGAGCTGCTGGAGAAGGTTGAACAGACTGTAAAAGAGAGCGGGGTGGAGTTCTACAGCTGCCCCCTCTACCAGGAGGCTGAGGCCAGGGTAAGAGAGAAGCAGGCAGAGATAGTGcggcagagaagagagggaggtggagaggagctAGATGAAGAGGTGCCCTCCTCAGCCTCACCTCCAGAGGAAGAGCTAGACGATGAAGAGATGGCAAGAGTtagggaggaggcagagaggagtgtGCACAACCTGAACATAGACACCGAGGGTATTACCTCTCTttctcctgcctcctcctctccctcatttTTCTCGTCCTTGTGGCAAGGATTGACAGGGTGGCTGAGGAGGCTGCCCAAGATGCTGAGGATGGAGTCTCTGCTGGGGGCTTTCGTTGGCCTGTTTGTAGGTGGGCCCGTTGGGCGGATGCTGGGGGCCACTGTGGGCTCAGTAGCCACTGAAGTGGGGAGAAGGAAGACTCTAAAGACAGAGAAAAACAAATAA
- the LOC139565319 gene encoding myb/SANT-like DNA-binding domain-containing protein 4 isoform X2 — MATRAAYFSPSEAQILMEAYEEVKDIIKKKGNTATVIKQREKAWQSIADRLNALNMNGPKRTWQQVKIKYKNILQNAVKKNTHRQGTGGGSPKADLTPAEDMALELNKGRPVLEGIPGGKETSIGSSQDATRFIQVSGSTVFLLEPPAQAPDDADPGEGPSAAATAHDGDDDEEETISLDSRRHEDPDAIQWENQPGNISSQAIRKLYGNHLRRQIELADIDIQYKKKKMENLALESEIKKRTIRKLDLEIKKLERELQEDDTAQNKNLQSVQPSHRYKASPSFAHPPSTRCGH; from the exons atggcaactagagccgcgtacttttccccgtcggaagcacaaatcctcatggaggcatacgaggaggtaaaagatataattaagaagaaaggcaacaccgccacagtgataaagcaaagagaaaaagcgtggcaaagtattgcagaccgcctgaatgc attaaacatgaacgggccaaaacggacatggcagcaggtcaaaatcaaatacaagaacattctgcagaatg cagtgaaaaagaatacccacagacaaggcacgggtggtgggtcaccaaaggctgaccttaccccagcagaggacatggccttggagctaaataaaggcaggcccgtcttagaggggatccctggggggaaagagacgagcataggttcctcccaagatgccacccgcttcattcaag tgtctggcagcactgtgttcctgttagagccaccagcacaagcaccagacgatgctgatcca ggtgaaggccccagtgcagcagcaacagcacatgatggagacgatgatgaggaggagaccatctctctggattccagaaggcatgag gacccagatgctatacagtgggaaaaccagcctggcaacata agctcacaagctatcagaaagttgtatggcaaccacctccggcgccaaatagaactggcagacatagacattcagtacaagaagaaaaagatggaaaatcttgcactggagtccgaaataaaaaagaggacaattaggaaactggaccttgaaataaaaaaacttgagagggag ctccaagaagatgacacagctcaaaataaaaatttg caatcagtacaaccaagtcatcgttataaggcatcgccctcttttgcccacccccccagcaccaggtgtggccactag